A part of Candidatus Babeliaceae bacterium genomic DNA contains:
- a CDS encoding amino acid permease: MPATHRLSLFSAILINVNIMLGSGIFINTVLLSKAAGSLGALTYVIVGILMIPLISVIAELLKDHHGGTFYEFGKNIHPLLGFISSWGYFTAKLASAALGIHIFVTLIQKISPTLSIINPLIIDSVIILFFSFLNMLNVRTGRSIQYVFIILKALPILFVILTALFYGTLHNFSYQTFLWQGIPGTLPFVLFAFAGFEASCSLSRSIDNPEKNAPRAIFISFFIVLIAMIMYQISFFSILGSYLQELSSFREAFPAISQKIFSHIIWQKYANAVTLSGIATSSLGASYGILFSNSWNLFTLAQHGHTIAQNKLITLNKHHMPYICILIEALFALGYVWFFKGEQVPLQQISALGSTLAYTISVCAFTISAFYVYKNKRILACAGILTCLLLLLATARNALLFGIYAYALYSTIILIGLVMYFITASIRD; encoded by the coding sequence ATGCCAGCAACGCATCGACTATCACTTTTTTCTGCAATTCTTATCAATGTAAATATAATGCTGGGATCAGGTATATTTATTAACACGGTTCTTTTAAGTAAAGCGGCAGGAAGTCTTGGAGCTTTAACGTATGTAATTGTCGGAATATTAATGATTCCCTTAATATCAGTAATCGCAGAACTGCTTAAAGATCACCATGGCGGAACATTTTATGAATTTGGAAAAAATATTCATCCATTATTAGGTTTTATCAGTAGCTGGGGATACTTTACAGCAAAATTAGCATCTGCCGCACTTGGAATACATATCTTTGTCACACTTATACAAAAAATTTCTCCAACGTTATCAATAATCAATCCGCTCATTATAGACAGTGTTATTATTTTATTTTTTTCATTTCTTAATATGCTTAATGTAAGAACAGGCAGATCTATTCAATATGTTTTTATTATCCTCAAAGCGTTGCCCATTTTATTCGTTATTCTGACAGCTCTTTTTTATGGAACTCTTCATAATTTTTCATATCAAACATTTTTATGGCAAGGCATCCCCGGCACACTTCCCTTTGTATTATTTGCATTTGCAGGATTTGAAGCAAGTTGTTCGCTCAGTAGATCAATTGATAATCCCGAAAAAAATGCCCCTAGAGCCATTTTTATATCATTTTTTATCGTACTTATTGCTATGATCATGTACCAGATAAGTTTCTTTTCTATTCTAGGAAGCTATTTACAAGAATTATCTAGTTTTCGTGAGGCTTTTCCGGCAATAAGCCAAAAAATATTCTCTCATATCATATGGCAAAAATATGCAAATGCCGTAACCCTTTCTGGAATCGCAACCTCTTCCTTAGGTGCCAGCTACGGAATTTTATTCAGTAACAGTTGGAACCTGTTCACCCTAGCACAACACGGACACACCATTGCTCAAAACAAACTTATAACTCTTAATAAGCATCATATGCCTTACATATGCATTCTCATAGAAGCACTATTTGCTCTTGGTTATGTATGGTTTTTCAAAGGCGAACAAGTGCCACTCCAGCAAATAAGCGCACTTGGCTCAACACTTGCATATACAATTAGCGTGTGCGCATTTACAATATCCGCATTTTATGTGTATAAAAACAAACGCATACTTGCATGCGCAGGCATACTCACCTGTTTACTTTTATTACTCGCAACAGCGCGCAACGCATTACTTTTTGGAATATACGCGTATGCATTGTACAGCACTATTATTCTCATAGGTCTTGTCATGTATTTTATAACGGCATCAATTCGCGATTAA
- a CDS encoding ankyrin repeat domain-containing protein produces MRKIFFLIVCIQFLYINAQITNHFDRFENNTAKTASHHLITAFKAAQEKKIPEHIIVNFIDKILYDTAIKRKIRLLIALEIFNAEEFKIKKPEVTLKFQHGPIQHSLIRKIVQIPEFNQQKPTLIELALANNYKETIIFLLHYDQYQLEGLFGAITRKSIKDIQDIYLHLDEGMINRKSTGIHPGATPVYHAISERNYGALTFFLTKKADTAIMCDQKEQQFTPLMLAVHNKDSKAVKILLQHNVSINHTNNNGATALMIGAAYAPANIIKMLVKAGAFIDKQDNKGNTAIMYACASKNKETARELLKTGANLRIANNGKLGPLSCAVDRDGDNQEIISLLLQHSAQLTRDDKQYSMLPAIHKKNTVLLKYLLSDGINPNYQVGRLEQTYLMLAAHKGDQKIVEYLLRNGADVTIKDKNGNTALQYAKNHEIKQRLHSLLQDTLEQKTNQKRIRIAV; encoded by the coding sequence ATGAGAAAAATTTTTTTTTTAATAGTGTGCATTCAATTTTTATATATCAATGCTCAAATAACTAATCATTTTGATCGTTTTGAAAATAATACAGCAAAAACAGCGTCTCATCACTTAATAACAGCTTTCAAAGCCGCTCAAGAAAAAAAAATCCCAGAACATATTATAGTAAATTTTATAGATAAAATTCTTTACGATACAGCCATAAAACGAAAAATAAGACTCTTAATTGCGTTAGAAATTTTTAATGCAGAAGAATTCAAAATTAAAAAACCAGAAGTTACGTTAAAATTTCAACACGGGCCAATTCAACACAGCCTCATCAGAAAAATAGTGCAAATACCAGAATTTAATCAACAAAAGCCAACGCTTATAGAACTAGCTTTAGCTAACAACTACAAAGAAACAATCATCTTTCTGCTTCATTATGATCAATATCAATTAGAAGGCTTATTTGGTGCAATTACAAGAAAAAGCATAAAAGATATACAAGATATTTATCTCCATCTCGATGAAGGCATGATCAATCGAAAAAGCACCGGTATACATCCAGGGGCCACTCCTGTATATCATGCGATAAGCGAACGGAATTACGGTGCACTCACTTTCTTTCTTACAAAAAAAGCAGATACCGCTATTATGTGTGATCAAAAAGAACAACAATTTACACCACTCATGCTTGCTGTACATAATAAAGACAGCAAAGCAGTAAAGATATTATTACAGCACAATGTTTCCATAAACCATACCAACAATAATGGCGCAACCGCATTAATGATAGGAGCAGCATATGCTCCTGCAAACATTATAAAAATGCTCGTCAAAGCTGGTGCTTTTATAGATAAACAAGACAATAAAGGCAATACTGCGATTATGTACGCATGCGCAAGTAAAAACAAAGAAACAGCTCGTGAACTTTTAAAAACTGGTGCAAATCTCAGGATAGCAAATAATGGAAAACTTGGACCACTTTCATGCGCAGTTGACAGAGATGGGGACAATCAAGAAATTATTTCATTATTATTGCAACATTCAGCACAATTAACTCGTGATGACAAGCAATATTCTATGTTACCGGCTATTCACAAAAAAAACACGGTTTTGCTGAAATATTTATTATCTGACGGTATTAATCCTAATTATCAAGTAGGTCGACTAGAACAAACATATCTTATGCTTGCTGCGCATAAAGGCGATCAAAAAATAGTAGAATATCTTCTGAGAAATGGGGCCGATGTTACTATCAAAGACAAAAATGGAAACACTGCGCTGCAATATGCAAAAAATCATGAAATCAAACAAAGACTACACAGCCTCCTACAAGATACACTTGAACAAAAAACAAACCAAAAACGCATACGAATTGCCGTATAA
- a CDS encoding RNA methyltransferase: MKYITSRYNPIIKKIIELKTAKKRLEYGLFIAEGYRTITTFLHHGYQLDAAFTTQKGHSILQSHIQNNEIILLDDHTMGLISSSTTPSGMLALFKIPKTPEPHLLTPGIVLAQIQDPGNMGTIIRTAAALAVPSIVIVEGCDPWNPKVVQATAGSLALVTVFSWTWQQLLDYKKNIPLCALTVSDGQPPQKYNLKEQLFVVGNEAHGLPEEWQQQCDHFLTLPMPGNTESLNAAIAAAITLYITYQPLS, encoded by the coding sequence ATGAAATATATTACATCGCGCTACAATCCAATTATTAAAAAAATCATTGAACTTAAAACTGCAAAAAAAAGATTAGAATATGGTCTATTCATTGCTGAAGGGTATAGAACAATCACCACATTCTTGCATCATGGTTATCAGCTTGATGCAGCATTTACCACCCAAAAAGGACATTCTATACTTCAATCTCATATACAAAATAATGAAATAATATTACTCGATGACCACACCATGGGGCTTATAAGTTCATCCACAACTCCCAGCGGAATGCTCGCCTTATTTAAAATTCCAAAAACACCGGAACCACACCTATTAACACCAGGCATAGTTTTGGCCCAAATTCAAGACCCAGGTAATATGGGTACTATAATTCGTACTGCTGCGGCATTGGCAGTTCCCAGCATCGTCATTGTAGAAGGATGCGACCCATGGAACCCAAAAGTAGTACAAGCAACAGCAGGATCGCTTGCCCTCGTCACTGTTTTTTCTTGGACATGGCAACAATTGTTAGACTATAAAAAAAATATCCCACTGTGCGCACTTACCGTGAGCGATGGGCAACCACCACAAAAATATAATCTTAAAGAACAGCTCTTTGTTGTTGGCAACGAAGCGCACGGACTTCCAGAAGAATGGCAACAACAATGTGATCATTTTTTAACACTGCCTATGCCCGGAAATACCGAAAGTCTTAATGCCGCAATAGCCGCTGCTATAACACTTTATATAACTTACCAACCATTATCCTAG
- the tgt gene encoding tRNA guanosine(34) transglycosylase Tgt: MTFFEIIHTSKKSRARVGRIHTPHGIIETPNFVPVGTHAALKAIETTQANDLGIDLMFCNTYHLLVHPGTEVVAAAGGLHRFMNRKGALITDSGGFQVFSLAYGGVAQELKSKGTKKHEGSVIKISEEGVLFRSYRDGTPILLTPESSIQAQKQLGADIIIPLDELPPYHINQEKLKKSFDRTHRWEKRSLDEHLQHTNNQAIYAVIHGGIDNELRKKSALILQNLPFNGFAIGGSLGKTRDEMFLMLNDLMPHMRPEAPCHLLGIGDLESLETGIRHGIDTFDSSHPTKCARHGLLFTSRGMVKIAQGIYKTDMRPVDEQCTCILCTHYTAAYLHHLFKSHEMTGMILASIHNITYMIKLMKHYRQAILNDAL; encoded by the coding sequence ATGACGTTTTTTGAAATAATTCATACATCAAAAAAATCACGTGCCCGAGTTGGCCGTATCCATACACCGCATGGCATAATTGAAACACCAAATTTTGTTCCTGTTGGAACACATGCAGCACTTAAAGCTATTGAAACAACTCAAGCAAATGATCTTGGCATAGATCTTATGTTTTGCAATACATATCATCTTCTTGTTCATCCGGGCACAGAAGTTGTTGCAGCAGCTGGTGGATTACACCGCTTTATGAATAGAAAAGGGGCTCTGATAACAGATTCGGGCGGTTTTCAAGTTTTTAGCCTTGCATATGGTGGAGTTGCGCAAGAGCTTAAAAGTAAAGGCACCAAAAAACATGAAGGTTCTGTCATAAAAATTTCTGAAGAAGGCGTGCTATTTAGATCATATAGAGACGGAACGCCAATTTTGTTAACACCAGAATCATCTATTCAAGCACAAAAACAATTAGGTGCTGATATTATTATACCGCTTGATGAATTACCGCCGTATCATATTAATCAAGAAAAATTAAAAAAATCATTTGATCGTACGCATCGATGGGAAAAACGCTCACTCGATGAACACTTACAGCATACAAATAATCAAGCAATATACGCCGTTATTCATGGCGGTATTGATAACGAATTAAGAAAAAAAAGTGCGTTAATCCTACAAAATTTACCTTTCAATGGTTTTGCAATAGGCGGAAGCCTTGGAAAAACGAGGGATGAAATGTTTCTCATGCTTAACGACCTTATGCCACATATGCGACCTGAAGCCCCTTGCCATCTTTTGGGCATTGGCGACTTAGAATCATTAGAAACGGGAATTCGTCACGGAATTGATACTTTTGACAGTTCTCATCCAACAAAATGTGCCCGACATGGCTTATTATTCACCTCTCGCGGCATGGTAAAAATTGCTCAGGGAATATACAAAACAGACATGCGCCCCGTGGACGAACAATGCACCTGCATACTATGCACACACTACACGGCTGCCTATCTACACCATCTTTTTAAATCGCACGAAATGACTGGAATGATACTCGCATCAATCCATAACATAACGTATATGATAAAGCTTATGAAACACTACCGACAAGCAATTTTAAATGATGCTTTATAA
- the mnmG gene encoding tRNA uridine-5-carboxymethylaminomethyl(34) synthesis enzyme MnmG produces MSNKSWNAFDVIVIGAGHAGIEAAYAAARMGCRTLLLTLNIDRTGLMPCNPAVGGIGKGHIVFEISALGGLMPQLCAQTYLQVRMLNTKKGPAVHGLRLQIDKHAYNKASKQFLEKTENLTLCTGMVEELLVEDNIVRGVRTREGDIYYASSVVVTTGTFLNGLVHVGQVNYTSGRQGEEASTGLSHSLKKLGLKMGRLKTGTPPRLLKSSLNFSVMEEQGSDELEYLFGFYPQKVEHKISCYVTHTNERTHAIIQENFEQSPIFTGTITGKAPRYCPSIEDKISRFADKTSHHVFVEPESASSDEMYPNGLSTSLPLPIQREFIQSIAGFENAVITRPGYAIEYDFVAPNQLLHTLEAKTVSGLFLAGQINGTTGYEEAAGQGIIAGINAAARIKGLPDFIIDRNTGYIGIMIDDLVSLGVDEPYRMFTSRAERRLLLRQDNVFSRLGKMAFEYGLIQEPLYRAITDEQADICSAVVLLQKNHRIEIMHLISAGETEAVYEKIQQYYHKPLSYRAVLSIYAELLYEPYLKREEREVEKTRQYQDLYIADSFNYIDIPGLSKELQQKLMKYKPQTIAQASLIQGMTPAAISLLIFKVRELAQ; encoded by the coding sequence TTGAGTAACAAATCTTGGAATGCGTTTGATGTTATTGTTATAGGTGCAGGGCATGCTGGAATAGAAGCTGCTTATGCCGCTGCTCGTATGGGTTGTAGAACATTGCTTCTTACTCTCAATATTGATCGGACAGGTCTTATGCCCTGCAATCCCGCTGTTGGTGGAATTGGCAAGGGACATATTGTATTCGAAATCAGCGCTTTAGGCGGTCTTATGCCGCAATTATGCGCTCAAACATATCTCCAAGTGCGTATGCTTAACACAAAAAAGGGTCCAGCCGTTCATGGTTTGCGCCTTCAAATCGATAAGCACGCTTATAATAAAGCAAGTAAACAATTTTTAGAAAAAACAGAAAATTTAACTCTTTGTACCGGTATGGTTGAAGAGCTGTTGGTTGAAGATAATATTGTCCGAGGCGTTAGAACGCGCGAGGGCGATATTTATTATGCAAGTTCTGTTGTCGTGACAACGGGAACCTTTTTAAATGGACTTGTTCACGTTGGTCAAGTTAACTATACGTCTGGGCGTCAGGGTGAAGAGGCTTCTACGGGTCTGTCGCACTCTTTAAAAAAGCTTGGCCTAAAAATGGGGCGTCTTAAAACCGGTACTCCTCCGCGTCTTTTAAAAAGTAGTCTCAACTTTTCTGTTATGGAAGAACAGGGCTCTGATGAGCTTGAGTATCTTTTTGGATTTTATCCGCAGAAGGTAGAACATAAAATTTCTTGTTATGTCACACATACCAATGAAAGAACGCATGCGATTATACAGGAAAATTTCGAGCAATCACCTATTTTTACAGGAACTATAACTGGAAAAGCGCCTCGCTATTGTCCTTCTATTGAAGATAAAATTTCTCGTTTTGCCGATAAAACATCCCATCATGTCTTTGTTGAACCAGAGAGTGCGTCTTCGGATGAAATGTATCCGAATGGGCTTTCGACGTCACTCCCGTTGCCTATACAGAGGGAATTTATACAGTCTATAGCTGGTTTTGAAAATGCGGTTATCACTCGACCAGGCTATGCTATCGAATATGATTTTGTTGCTCCCAATCAACTTTTACATACGCTTGAAGCAAAAACAGTTTCAGGGCTTTTTTTAGCAGGACAAATAAATGGAACGACCGGTTATGAAGAAGCAGCTGGTCAGGGTATTATAGCAGGAATTAATGCCGCTGCCCGTATAAAGGGTTTACCTGATTTTATTATAGATAGGAATACGGGTTATATAGGTATTATGATTGATGATTTAGTCAGTCTTGGAGTTGATGAGCCGTATCGCATGTTTACCTCACGAGCTGAGCGTAGACTATTATTGCGGCAGGATAATGTTTTTTCAAGACTTGGAAAAATGGCGTTTGAGTATGGTCTTATTCAAGAGCCGCTGTATCGGGCTATTACTGATGAGCAGGCTGACATATGTTCTGCAGTTGTATTGTTGCAAAAAAATCATCGTATAGAAATAATGCATCTTATTAGTGCCGGTGAAACAGAAGCGGTGTATGAAAAAATACAACAATATTATCATAAACCGCTTTCGTATCGCGCCGTTTTGTCTATTTATGCAGAGTTGTTGTATGAGCCTTATCTTAAGCGCGAAGAACGAGAAGTCGAAAAAACGCGGCAGTATCAAGATCTTTATATTGCTGATTCTTTTAATTATATTGATATTCCGGGACTATCTAAAGAGTTGCAGCAAAAATTGATGAAATACAAACCGCAAACTATCGCTCAGGCTAGTTTAATACAAGGCATGACGCCGGCCGCTATCTCTCTGCTTATTTTTAAAGTGCGTGAACTCGCTCAATAA
- the recR gene encoding recombination mediator RecR, which translates to MNNHTDNVPSLTVLLRQLQQVPYLASKNLYRVAHHFLMMDNNKLQQFCAALTTAKNNISKCTTCWAWRENDRACMLCCPPRDTRIICVVETWYDLFALEKTGAYKGTYHVLGGAIYPLEGIGPENLTISALVQRAAQNCDEIILAMNQTPEGEATASFIARTLHNIPAKITCLARGVPVGSSLEFTDKLTLHKALSERRSF; encoded by the coding sequence ATGAACAATCATACTGATAATGTTCCAAGTTTAACCGTATTATTAAGGCAATTACAGCAGGTGCCCTATCTTGCATCAAAAAATTTGTATCGCGTAGCGCATCATTTTTTGATGATGGACAATAACAAGTTGCAACAGTTTTGTGCGGCGCTTACAACCGCAAAAAACAATATTAGCAAATGTACAACCTGCTGGGCGTGGCGCGAAAATGACCGAGCCTGCATGCTCTGCTGCCCTCCACGAGATACGCGTATTATTTGTGTTGTTGAAACTTGGTACGATCTTTTTGCCCTCGAAAAAACAGGTGCGTATAAAGGAACATATCACGTACTTGGCGGCGCAATTTATCCACTAGAAGGCATAGGACCAGAAAATCTCACCATCAGCGCATTGGTACAACGAGCAGCCCAGAATTGCGATGAAATTATTTTGGCCATGAACCAGACACCTGAGGGAGAAGCAACAGCATCATTTATTGCGCGAACGCTCCATAATATTCCCGCCAAGATAACCTGTTTGGCGCGAGGCGTGCCTGTCGGCTCCTCACTTGAATTTACCGATAAATTAACCTTACACAAGGCACTTTCCGAGCGGAGATCATTTTAA
- the mraY gene encoding phospho-N-acetylmuramoyl-pentapeptide-transferase gives MLYYSSLFLKHYINCFNVIHYISFRSIAGLLTALILSIAGGNWFICWSRQYFKMRAREHTPETHKAKGDMPTMGGIFIIGIVTLTTLLWCNSSHKELLIFLGTLIGFGLIGFWDDWSKIVKKRGISERHKLCAQIVIATLSISSWLWLSNPSTTLSLPFFKNISPDLGCFFTPWAILVLVATSNAVNLTDGLDGLAIGSLIMNFATFSIIAYVAGHATFSAYLGIPFAGTAEIAILGAILVGASLGFLWYNTYPAQIFMGDVGSLSLGAGLGLMALMTKQELLLIISGGLFVAETISVIIQVITYKLWRTRFFKMAPMHHHFELMGWQESKITVRFGIISFVLCLLTLITLKLR, from the coding sequence ATGCTGTATTATTCTTCATTATTTCTTAAACATTATATTAATTGTTTTAACGTTATCCATTATATAAGTTTTAGGTCTATTGCAGGCTTATTAACCGCACTTATTTTATCTATTGCAGGGGGGAATTGGTTTATTTGCTGGTCTAGGCAATACTTTAAAATGCGCGCCAGAGAGCATACCCCAGAAACACATAAAGCAAAAGGGGATATGCCGACCATGGGAGGTATCTTTATTATTGGAATCGTAACCCTTACAACGTTATTATGGTGTAATAGCAGCCATAAAGAGCTGCTCATATTCCTAGGGACATTAATTGGCTTCGGCTTAATAGGCTTCTGGGATGACTGGTCTAAAATCGTCAAAAAAAGAGGCATTTCTGAACGGCACAAGCTGTGCGCGCAAATAGTAATCGCCACCCTTTCTATCTCAAGCTGGCTATGGTTATCTAACCCATCAACAACACTTTCACTCCCATTCTTCAAGAACATATCACCCGATTTAGGGTGTTTTTTCACGCCATGGGCCATTTTAGTGCTCGTCGCCACAAGTAATGCGGTTAATCTGACAGACGGCCTTGATGGCCTTGCTATAGGGTCTTTAATCATGAATTTCGCCACATTTTCTATTATAGCTTACGTTGCGGGCCATGCCACCTTTTCAGCATATCTGGGCATTCCATTCGCCGGAACAGCAGAAATAGCGATCCTAGGGGCAATTTTAGTCGGGGCATCTCTAGGCTTTTTGTGGTACAACACCTATCCAGCTCAAATTTTTATGGGTGACGTGGGCTCTTTGTCGCTAGGAGCAGGATTAGGCCTTATGGCGCTCATGACCAAGCAAGAGTTACTTTTGATCATTTCTGGAGGTCTTTTTGTAGCCGAAACCATATCGGTTATAATTCAAGTAATTACCTATAAATTATGGCGCACGCGATTCTTTAAAATGGCCCCCATGCACCATCATTTTGAACTTATGGGCTGGCAAGAATCAAAAATAACCGTCAGATTTGGCATTATTTCATTTGTTCTTTGCCTATTGACCCTTATAACTCTCAAATTACGCTAA
- a CDS encoding MerR family transcriptional regulator — MKMEKRKFRIGELADLLAVEKFVVRFWEKEFHFRAQRSEGGQRFYDEKDLKKFSLIKELLYEKGFTIAGAKKFLKDQGKKAVTSDIIASQITNMDQEAKVSENNDNSDVEDCGQDLAARIEQQIIDLQRKLIKLRELL, encoded by the coding sequence ATGAAGATGGAAAAAAGGAAGTTTCGCATAGGAGAGCTTGCAGATCTCTTAGCTGTCGAAAAATTTGTGGTGCGCTTTTGGGAGAAGGAGTTTCATTTTCGCGCTCAAAGATCAGAAGGTGGCCAGCGCTTTTATGATGAAAAGGATCTTAAAAAATTTTCGCTCATCAAAGAGCTTTTGTATGAAAAAGGCTTTACTATTGCGGGCGCCAAAAAGTTTTTGAAAGATCAGGGTAAAAAAGCGGTGACGTCGGACATTATTGCGTCTCAAATAACCAATATGGATCAGGAAGCAAAAGTATCTGAAAATAATGACAATAGTGACGTAGAAGATTGTGGCCAAGATTTGGCAGCGCGTATTGAACAACAGATTATTGATTTACAACGTAAGCTTATTAAGCTTAGAGAGCTTTTGTAA
- the yidC gene encoding membrane protein insertase YidC has translation MKLQDIILYVPLMIITSWGIQYFFVTPMIKKQEGVTLKSGQSLIATPADQLTKPLLLDIAFAQERGMPEQKSTVTTPHATYTFSTHGGSLVHIENIRTINHKQEALSILDITDDHEKKAGGLFVALTEASPYEYQLIRNQRDDHQTTVIYEAQTTEATITKQFIIDDHTHVIDTTITIEPRGQKTVLPRIFLPGPLVPALGAQQNNMALAFTDKNVIEKIKPADVINKIWVQPTLFGAENRYFVNALITDNQKFTQRAYYKIINNEVTTILEGPAITEKKTWTMSFYCGPKDNSSMVAADPRLEETLEYGWFGPLSKMLLGLLNLLYSYVHNYGWAIVIMTILMNLLTYPLTVKSSSNINKHAEYARKKQYLEQKYKHDRELLAHEQAELATKYGPKAGDMLGCLPYLILIPVFMALNKVLNNSIDLYHAPFIGWITDLSVKDPYYVLPTIMGLGILLQGAQGTNHDPRQYVLKIFIALVVVGIMGNFSAGLTLFLCTKTICDFIQNKLQK, from the coding sequence ATGAAATTGCAAGATATTATTCTTTACGTACCGTTAATGATCATAACTTCCTGGGGAATCCAGTATTTTTTTGTTACCCCCATGATCAAAAAACAAGAGGGTGTTACCTTAAAATCCGGACAAAGCTTGATTGCAACTCCCGCTGATCAACTCACCAAACCTCTTCTTCTTGATATAGCATTCGCACAAGAGAGGGGAATGCCTGAGCAAAAAAGCACGGTTACAACGCCTCACGCCACGTATACTTTTTCTACACACGGTGGCTCACTGGTGCACATAGAAAACATACGCACCATTAATCATAAACAAGAAGCGCTCTCGATACTTGATATTACTGATGATCATGAAAAAAAAGCCGGCGGACTTTTTGTAGCACTTACTGAAGCAAGCCCTTATGAATATCAGCTGATACGCAATCAACGCGATGACCATCAAACGACGGTTATATACGAAGCGCAAACTACTGAAGCAACAATTACAAAACAGTTTATTATCGATGACCATACTCATGTGATTGATACAACAATTACCATAGAGCCACGTGGTCAAAAAACAGTGCTACCGCGTATTTTTCTACCAGGGCCTCTTGTTCCTGCGCTAGGCGCCCAACAAAACAATATGGCCCTCGCATTTACCGATAAAAACGTTATAGAAAAAATAAAACCTGCTGATGTTATCAATAAAATATGGGTTCAGCCAACACTTTTTGGTGCAGAAAATAGATACTTTGTTAATGCATTAATTACCGACAATCAAAAGTTCACACAACGCGCCTATTATAAAATCATCAATAACGAAGTAACAACTATCTTGGAAGGTCCAGCGATCACCGAGAAAAAAACATGGACCATGTCATTTTATTGCGGACCAAAAGATAATTCGAGCATGGTTGCAGCTGATCCTCGCCTTGAAGAAACCTTGGAATATGGCTGGTTTGGGCCACTTTCAAAAATGCTTCTTGGGCTTTTGAATTTACTCTATTCATATGTGCATAACTATGGCTGGGCAATTGTCATCATGACCATCTTGATGAATTTACTCACTTATCCGCTCACTGTAAAAAGCTCTTCAAACATTAATAAACACGCCGAATATGCTAGAAAAAAACAATATTTAGAGCAAAAATATAAACATGACAGAGAATTACTCGCTCATGAACAAGCAGAGCTCGCGACAAAGTATGGTCCAAAAGCTGGCGACATGCTCGGATGTCTGCCCTATCTCATTCTCATTCCCGTTTTTATGGCACTTAATAAAGTTTTAAATAATTCGATAGATCTGTACCATGCGCCATTTATTGGCTGGATTACCGATCTTTCGGTTAAAGACCCTTATTATGTTTTACCTACTATTATGGGTTTAGGGATTTTGCTACAAGGCGCTCAAGGAACCAATCACGATCCACGTCAATATGTTCTAAAAATATTTATAGCGTTGGTAGTTGTTGGTATTATGGGTAATTTTTCTGCGGGATTAACCCTTTTCTTGTGTACCAAAACAATATGCGACTTTATACAAAATAAACTTCAAAAATAG